In a genomic window of Choristoneura fumiferana chromosome 19, NRCan_CFum_1, whole genome shotgun sequence:
- the LOC141438705 gene encoding uncharacterized protein isoform X3, with amino-acid sequence MTLPPTLFQELENVELMLMTKEDRVGRNFSYTLGTLTRPSCIPSLRRSSDIPGVSRVDPRFPMKFKMMYEGDEVMKLDRIPTQGTWYTRCICLCPYTDNFRVCSPAENVIGYVERLPYWFEWIRGLRARFHWRYSIMDENKEKIFDIIRNTDNFSEPFPLNVQRVSDKELVAQISRRWMMEPLGEIRSTHSERWGFRILVPMPLKERVLILAMTLYVDYSELSRDPWCRLAMAGRTRPNTPPA; translated from the exons ACCAAAGAGGATAGAGTGGGGAGGAACTTCTCGTACACCCTCGGGACCCTGACCAGACCATCGTGTATACCATCGTTGAGGAGGAGCTCTG acattccAGGCGTGAGCCGTGTGGACCCCCGATTTCCAATGAAGTTCAAGATGATGTACGAAGGCGATGAAGTGATGAAGCTGGACCGCATACCAACCCAAGGGACCTGGTATACCAGATGCATATGTCTATGTCCATACACTGACAATTTTCGG GTGTGTTCACCGGCTGAAAATGTGATTGGATATGTAGAGCGACTGCCTTATTGGTTTGAATGGATCCGCGGATTG AGGGCTCGCTTCCATTGGCGTTATTCCATTATGGATGAGAATAAAGAGAAAATATTCGATATCATTA GAAACACAGACAATTTCTCTGAACCATTTCCGCTGAATGTCCAACGCGTGTCCGACAAAGAGCTGGTCGCACAAATCAGCAGGAGATGGATGATGGAGCCGCTTGGAGAAATCCGGTCCACACATTCAGAGAG ATGGGGCTTCCGCATCCTCGTCCCGATGCCGTTGAAAGAGAGGGTCCTAATACTCGCCATGACTCTATATGTGGATTACTCGGAACTGTCTAGAGATCCTTGGTGTCGTTTAGCTATGGCAGGTCGGACCAGGCCAAATACACCACCCGCATGA
- the LOC141438706 gene encoding uncharacterized protein, with the protein MTLPPTLFQELENVELMLMTKTDRVGRNLSYTLGDPDQTIVYTIVEEKLSTCICEDRRLPLKLKMMYEGKEVMKLDRVRALETCFTICCNLWPCTYIFRVCSPAENVIGHMRLSSWFILGRIRVWWRYIILDENKKKIFGIIRNKNSLFGSVPLSVQRVSNKELVAQICRRWMMEPLGGIRPTPLQRWGARFLVPMPLKEKVLILTMTLFVDYSKLSTYRSIIL; encoded by the exons ATGACG TTGCCACCCACACTGTTCCAAGAGCTGGAGAATGTTGAGCTGATGCTGATGACCAAAACGGATAGAGTGGGGAGGAACTTGTCGTACACCCTCGGGGACCCTGACCAGACCATCGTGTATACCATCGTTGAGGAGAAGCTCAG CACGTGCATCTGTGAGGACCGCCGGTTGCCATTGAAGCTTAAGATGATGTACGAAGGCAAAGAAGTTATGAAGCTCGACCGTGTACGAGCCCTAGAGACCTGCTTTACCATATGCTGTAACTTATGGCCATGCACTTACATTTTCCGG GTGTGTTCACCGGCTGAAAATGTGATTGGACATATGAGACTGTCGAGTTGGTTCATCTTGGGTCGCATTCGCGTTTGGTGGCGTTATATCATTCTGGATgagaataaaaagaaaatattcgGTATCATTA GAAACAAAAACAGTTTATTTGGATCGGTGCCGCTGAGTGTCCAACGCGTGTCCAACAAAGAGCTGGTGGCACAGATTTGTAGGAGATGGATGATGGAACCGCTCGGAGGAATCCGGCCCACGCCTTTACAGAG ATGGGGCGCCCGCTTCCTCGTTCCGATGCCGTTGAAGGAGAAGGTCCTAATACTCACCATGACTCTATTCGTGGATTACTCAAAACTGTCTACCTATAGATCTATAATTCTATGA